One Chitinophagales bacterium genomic window, AATCAAAGTCTCGATATTAATGACAATATTCACTATAAGTTTAAACAGTACTATAAAGGATTAGAAGTCTATCCTGTTCAACTGAATTTTCATACTTATGGTAATAAAATGTCTGTCAATGGAGATTTGGTAGAAGGACTAAATATTGATACCTCAAATAAAATAACGCGAAATCAGGCTATAATAAATGCCAAGTCACATTTTAATGGTGCAAAGTTTATTAATCCTAAATTATTAAACCTACCAAATTCAACTCCTGAGTTTAATGCCATACTCATGATTGTCCATACAGGTAAGAATGATTTTTTACTAAGCTCAGATTTTAGATTAGCATATATGGTGAATGTTGCTTTTGATAGTCCTGATTTCAAAGATTACAATGTGTATATAGATGCTGTAACTGGCACTTTGCTCTCTGTGGAGTCTAATATTAAAAGTCACAATGCTCAAACATGTACCCCATTATATGGAAATAAAACAATAAGGGTTCAGAAAGATAGCTTAATGTTTTCAAGACTTGGAGGAAAACCTGTACAATTTGATTCTTTTCACCCAATATCTCAAAATACTCAATTTTACCACCCATATAAACGGCCTAGATTTTATACTTTTGATACATTTAGAAATTACAATTTACTCTCTTATATAGGCGAGTATGGGTATGGGAACGGCTCTCAGGTAGAAAGCCTTAATCCTAATAATTCAGCTAATACCGTAGGATACGGAGACTCATTACATAATTTTATGTGTAATGATACCGTTACAGGATTTACCTATACAGCACAAAATTTGTGGATTTCGAATAATTTCCTAGAAATGCTTAATGCAAAGTATAATTATAGAATTCGTAGAACAATGCCTAGTAGACTAGTTTCTAGCTTTTCACCTCCAAATACTTTAACTTACACAACAGACTCCAATACTTTGAAAATTGTAACTTCTAACCATACTGCCCCTAGAAATAATGCATTTTGGCATGAATCTTCATTTAGTGTTGTGTTAGGATTGCATGATACTTTTTCAACTTACAGTTATCCTATGTATCGTTACAATAGGGCTAATTATGTAGCTCCCATAGATGTATTATGTCACGAATTGGGGCACATGATTATGCATGATGGGTCTAGATTAGTTTACAGTAAGGAATCGGGAGCACTTGATGAATCATTTGCTGACGTCATTGGATATCTCACAGAAAGGTATATGACACTGAAGTATAGCAATATGATACATGTACAAGATTGGACTATTGGTGAGGATATAGGTTTTAGAGGTACAAATAATAGGCATTTACCTTATATGCGAAGTATGGCAAATCCTGAACTAAAGGAACAACCATCTATTTATGGGGGACAATATTGGATTGAGACTAAGTGTTGTGATTCTTTATTTAATGATTATTGTGGTGTACATACTAATAGTGGTGTACATAATCATTGGTTTTATTTATTAGTTACAGGAGGTTCTAAAATCCACAGTGGACAAACATGGATGGTTAGACCTATTGGTATTGATACATTAGAAAGATTATTTTTTCAAACATTTAAGTTTAATCTGATACTCCGTTCGAAGTACAGAGATGCTAGAAACGCATATATGATTTCTGTAGATCAATTATATGGAGGAAATCCAAGTTTGAAAACTCGACTAGCCGCTGCTTGGGATGCGGTTAATGTTCGAGATGAACAGTTAATTAATTTTGATTACCACGTTAAGGACTTTGTTGTTGGAAGTTCTAAGCACCTTGTTTTAGATAATATTCAAAACTTTAAGTTTGGTAAAAACCTAATTGTTGATTCGAGTTATAGACTAACAATAAGAAACAATAGTTTACTTGAATTTTCTGAAAATAGTATTCTAGAAGTAAAATATTCAGGTAGCCTAAGTGTGATAAATTCAATTTTACAATCGGTTATTCATAGAGATTCCTGTGATCCAAATAAAATGTGGCAGGGAATTCGTGTATTTCCATATTTGCATTCACATTTGTTTTATGCTGGTACTTATGCGAACTACTATGATACCACTTTATTAGTGTCAAATAGTACCATCCAACATGCAAAACTGGCTATTCAATCAGGATATTATTACACTTCTGGCGATGCTCTAGGACAAAATGGAGCACCAGTTGAGTTAGTGGCTAACTCTCGGGAGGTATATGTTAATAATTCTCAGTTTATTAATAATGCGGCAGTTGTTAAATTCGCTACAACTTTTCAAGGAGGTAGAGGAATTTATTTTGACAACAATAACGTTAATCAAAATAATCAAAAATACATAATCCCAGACCAAAATTTGATAGACATACTATACTATCGCCCAGCCTCTCAAATGATTTCTTTAACCCTACCAGTCTATTATGAATGGGACGACAATTTTTCATTTAAAGGCAATAAAATTAAATCCCTTAAGGATAACAACCTGAATTTAACAGGACTTAGATTTAATATTGCAGGTAGTAATAATCTAAATCCTTACTTAGTTTCAAATAATGTTGATCTAAAGTATAATAAATTTTCTCAAGTAAGAACTGGAGCTAAAATTACTAATGTAGCAATGTCTAGTTTCATTAACGACACTTTTGAAAGTAATCTTTATAGTTTAAACGTATTTAATACCTCGTCAATTGTAGTTGATAGTAATACTTTTGACTATAGTACCATAGGTATACAATTAAACACAAATAGTAAAAATTTTGGAAATTCGAGTATTTCTAATTGTAATTTTGAAGCAACCGATGGAAACCAGAATAGTTCAAATACAATTGCTGCCAAAGCTATTTATGTAAGTGGAATGAAGAATGTAAATATCTTCCAAAATCGTATAGGTCATGGATATGTTAATTCTTGGGATAACATTTCAAGTTATACAGGTGTTCACCTAAATAA contains:
- a CDS encoding M4 family metallopeptidase, which translates into the protein MKKFIAIIIVLTFAHYSIRGQGSSSLIVPTNKISTYLDSFNYGAFYLKVQIVPDSFFSRSKSIYKIGVFDQFKLSNQSLDINDNIHYKFKQYYKGLEVYPVQLNFHTYGNKMSVNGDLVEGLNIDTSNKITRNQAIINAKSHFNGAKFINPKLLNLPNSTPEFNAILMIVHTGKNDFLLSSDFRLAYMVNVAFDSPDFKDYNVYIDAVTGTLLSVESNIKSHNAQTCTPLYGNKTIRVQKDSLMFSRLGGKPVQFDSFHPISQNTQFYHPYKRPRFYTFDTFRNYNLLSYIGEYGYGNGSQVESLNPNNSANTVGYGDSLHNFMCNDTVTGFTYTAQNLWISNNFLEMLNAKYNYRIRRTMPSRLVSSFSPPNTLTYTTDSNTLKIVTSNHTAPRNNAFWHESSFSVVLGLHDTFSTYSYPMYRYNRANYVAPIDVLCHELGHMIMHDGSRLVYSKESGALDESFADVIGYLTERYMTLKYSNMIHVQDWTIGEDIGFRGTNNRHLPYMRSMANPELKEQPSIYGGQYWIETKCCDSLFNDYCGVHTNSGVHNHWFYLLVTGGSKIHSGQTWMVRPIGIDTLERLFFQTFKFNLILRSKYRDARNAYMISVDQLYGGNPSLKTRLAAAWDAVNVRDEQLINFDYHVKDFVVGSSKHLVLDNIQNFKFGKNLIVDSSYRLTIRNNSLLEFSENSILEVKYSGSLSVINSILQSVIHRDSCDPNKMWQGIRVFPYLHSHLFYAGTYANYYDTTLLVSNSTIQHAKLAIQSGYYYTSGDALGQNGAPVELVANSREVYVNNSQFINNAAVVKFATTFQGGRGIYFDNNNVNQNNQKYIIPDQNLIDILYYRPASQMISLTLPVYYEWDDNFSFKGNKIKSLKDNNLNLTGLRFNIAGSNNLNPYLVSNNVDLKYNKFSQVRTGAKITNVAMSSFINDTFESNLYSLNVFNTSSIVVDSNTFDYSTIGIQLNTNSKNFGNSSISNCNFEATDGNQNSSNTIAAKAIYVSGMKNVNIFQNRIGHGYVNSWDNISSYTGVHLNKTENVKVYENNFSVSFPGYNSVPAVAFFAENNATNLNAFSKNTIDNSWHIGAWVWGENRNLRMRCNQFGAPANAAILVQGNLRDQGLPDGVNEPDGCLMEHYPAANTFEWLTSHSSNCGVSPESAIKVDTAKSNFRFYYNTQSRTGPTIASPQTPDPLCRTNTYGDKEYLYNACVFSTAGGKFGPTTCDNGNIFNIVKPPHEDVPCEEVMPYIDSFQWRVVDFRGSLTELLGGYHDFVHLADRQRVFHGLLKESKDIQVSIRRKCPDTLPILRDYLEESPFWEDRVELVEEVLRNRDFNAFAIAKAKLDSFQIESIVYQGQNTLTKLLEDKGDLKYIYSKEKVMLQAESNGDTSFQLSESDLEQLFTIQSKQSYAGAVAERVLIKLLDTNFIHLLPSLLSNDTVPDINWEQYYNDYPVMIFPNPTEGHIRFEFNVPTPIETASIQIVKVSNPSTYVLVDDFTENFFSRVYDLSDKANGIYIMAIKVNGTIVTAKQFQIYK